One genomic window of Quercus lobata isolate SW786 chromosome 9, ValleyOak3.0 Primary Assembly, whole genome shotgun sequence includes the following:
- the LOC115958880 gene encoding RING-H2 finger protein ATL7-like isoform X1, with protein sequence MFVFIGLLGVFRALVMISHSHSDSEAEPPCGSETRASTAEKLYQTFIISLPVSSAFIILFFFYLCYLRRQRANWSSLQMPPSYANNNDISRCFIVVVAQSELGLKKELREMLPIIVYKESFSIRDSQCSVCLVEYQAEDRLQHIPACGHTFHMDCIDHWLATHTTCPLCRLSLVPASKSSTELPHINVESGQEFSVAVNGNDTSIQQRPQASVAAQAEEDIRNPKNKSEEDAREVRNPKNEDARSSDCVDHVRESRSSGDDIE encoded by the exons atgtttgttttcatAGGATTATTGGGTGTGTTTAGAGCATTAGTAATGATTTCTCATAGCCATTCAGACTCAGAGGCAGAGCCACCTTGTGGTTCTGAAACAAGAGCTTCAACTGCAGAGAAGCTTTACCAAACTTTTATTATCTCTTTACCGGTCTCCTCCGCTTTCatcatcctcttcttcttctaccttTGCTATCTTCGCCGTCAAAGGGCCAACTGGTCCTCTCTTCAAATGCCACCATCTTATGCCAACAACAATGATATCTCCAGG TGTTTCATTGTTGTGGTTGCACAGTCTGAATTGGGCTTGAAGAAAGAACTGAGAGAGATGCTACCCATTATTGTATACAAGGAGAGCTTCTCCATCAGAGATTCACA GTGCTCAGTATGCCTTGTGGAGTACCAAGCAGAGGATAGGCTTCAACATATACCTGCATGTGGCCATACATTTCACATGGACTGCATTGATCACTGGCTTGCTACTCACACCACCTGCCCACTCTGCCGCCTCTCACTTGTTCCTGCCAGTAAATCTTCAACTGAACTACCTCATATAAATGTTGAATCTGGTCAAGAATTTTCTGTGGCAGTCAATGGTAATGATACATCGATTCAACAAAGGCCCCAGGCTAGCGTAGCAGCACAAGCCGAAGAAGACATTAGAAATCCCAAAAACAAGTCTGAAGAAGATGCAAGAGAGGTGAGAAATCCCAAAAACGAAGATGCAAGAAGCTCTGATTGCGTTGATCATGTGAGAGAATCTAGAAGTTCAGGGGATGACATTGAATGA
- the LOC115958880 gene encoding RING-H2 finger protein ATL7-like isoform X2, translating into MFVFIGLLGVFRALVMISHSHSDSEAEPPCGSETRASTAEKLYQTFIISLPVSSAFIILFFFYLCYLRRQRANWSSLQMPPSYANNNDISRSELGLKKELREMLPIIVYKESFSIRDSQCSVCLVEYQAEDRLQHIPACGHTFHMDCIDHWLATHTTCPLCRLSLVPASKSSTELPHINVESGQEFSVAVNGNDTSIQQRPQASVAAQAEEDIRNPKNKSEEDAREVRNPKNEDARSSDCVDHVRESRSSGDDIE; encoded by the exons atgtttgttttcatAGGATTATTGGGTGTGTTTAGAGCATTAGTAATGATTTCTCATAGCCATTCAGACTCAGAGGCAGAGCCACCTTGTGGTTCTGAAACAAGAGCTTCAACTGCAGAGAAGCTTTACCAAACTTTTATTATCTCTTTACCGGTCTCCTCCGCTTTCatcatcctcttcttcttctaccttTGCTATCTTCGCCGTCAAAGGGCCAACTGGTCCTCTCTTCAAATGCCACCATCTTATGCCAACAACAATGATATCTCCAGG TCTGAATTGGGCTTGAAGAAAGAACTGAGAGAGATGCTACCCATTATTGTATACAAGGAGAGCTTCTCCATCAGAGATTCACA GTGCTCAGTATGCCTTGTGGAGTACCAAGCAGAGGATAGGCTTCAACATATACCTGCATGTGGCCATACATTTCACATGGACTGCATTGATCACTGGCTTGCTACTCACACCACCTGCCCACTCTGCCGCCTCTCACTTGTTCCTGCCAGTAAATCTTCAACTGAACTACCTCATATAAATGTTGAATCTGGTCAAGAATTTTCTGTGGCAGTCAATGGTAATGATACATCGATTCAACAAAGGCCCCAGGCTAGCGTAGCAGCACAAGCCGAAGAAGACATTAGAAATCCCAAAAACAAGTCTGAAGAAGATGCAAGAGAGGTGAGAAATCCCAAAAACGAAGATGCAAGAAGCTCTGATTGCGTTGATCATGTGAGAGAATCTAGAAGTTCAGGGGATGACATTGAATGA